The sequence CCTTTCGTTAAGGTTGGACATGCGGTAGGTTCAGCAGCCACAAAGTCAATATCCTTGCCGTTGATCTTGTCCCTCACGAACGGAAAAGCGAGGCCGGCAAAGTTCGATCCTCCGCCGACACAACCGATTACTACATCAGGTGAATCACCGGCGATTTCCATCTGCTTCATCGCCTCTTGTCCGATGATGGTCTGATGAGTAAGCACATGGTTCAGCACAGATCCGAGCGAATACTTGGTGTCTTCACGTGTAGCCGCATCTTCCACGGCTTCAGAGATGGCAATCCCCAAACTTCCCGGTGTGTCGGGAGTCTGCTCGAGAATCTTCCTCCCGGCTTCCGTATCAGGACTTGGGCTGGCTACAATTTCGGCGCCGAAGGTCTGCATGAACGCCTTGCGATACGGTTTCTGATCAAAACTGATACGCACCATGTAGACTTTGCACTCCAACCCGAACATCTGCGCGGCATAGGAAAGGGCACTACCCCATTGACCAGCTCCGGTCTCCGTCGAAAGCCGCTTTACTCCTTCTTCCTTGTTATAGAAAGCTTGAGCAATGGCGGTGTTCGGCTTATGACTCCCCGGCGGACTTACTCCTTCATACTTGTAGTAAATCTTGGCCGGTGTACCGAGTACCTTTTCAAGCCTGTGTGCCCTGTAGAGAGGCGACGGCCGATAGAGACTGAGCGCCTCGAGAACAGGTTCAGGGATATCTATATACCGCTCCTGACTTACCTCCTGGAGAATAAGTCCCATAGGGAACAAAGGAGCAAGATCGTCGGGGCCGATGGGCTCTCCCGTCCCCGGATTGATGGGCGGCGGTGGTGGCGTCTCCATATCCGCCGCTACATTGTACCACTGCCTCGGAATATCCTTCTCATCCAACTGTATTTTTGTCTGATTCATAGTCTGCGTACCTCCTTTGAACTTTTGTCAGCGATTCCCAAAATTTCTTTAAGACCATATTACACTATACCTCTCTATTTAAAGATTTATCGAGGCAAATACTGTTTAACAATTGAGCAATGTGACTGCGTCTCACCCTAAGGCACTTAGTCCCACCTCACGTTAAATGAGGGATGTAATGTTCAGTGCAAATCAGGCCCCCATTGTTATTCTTAATATTGATAAAATGATCGTGTGATGCAATAAAAAAAATCCGAGGCAGAAAAAGTGTTCTAAGGACTAAATCACTCACTCTCGCGCCAGATTTCAGCGCCGAGTGCCCTGAATTTATCTTCGATATTTTCGTAACCCCGATCGATATGATAGACACGGGAAATATCAGTTCGGCCCTCAGCTGCCAATCCCGCAATAATTAGAGAAGCGCTGGCGCGGATGTCGGTCGACATCACAGGCGCACCAATCAGCTGTCCGGTGCCATAAACACGGGCGTTGTTACCCTCCAGCTCAATTCTGGCTCCCAAAC is a genomic window of Candidatus Neomarinimicrobiota bacterium containing:
- a CDS encoding TrpB-like pyridoxal phosphate-dependent enzyme, with the protein product MNQTKIQLDEKDIPRQWYNVAADMETPPPPPINPGTGEPIGPDDLAPLFPMGLILQEVSQERYIDIPEPVLEALSLYRPSPLYRAHRLEKVLGTPAKIYYKYEGVSPPGSHKPNTAIAQAFYNKEEGVKRLSTETGAGQWGSALSYAAQMFGLECKVYMVRISFDQKPYRKAFMQTFGAEIVASPSPDTEAGRKILEQTPDTPGSLGIAISEAVEDAATREDTKYSLGSVLNHVLTHQTIIGQEAMKQMEIAGDSPDVVIGCVGGGSNFAGLAFPFVRDKINGKDIDFVAAEPTACPTLTKGEWRYDFGDTIGMTPLVPMYTLGHTFTPEPIHAGGLRYHGDAPMLCQLVKDGIIRAEAHEQNDVFAAAVQFARAEGIVPAPESSHAIKSAIDAAVQAKEAGEEKTILFGLSGHGHFDMLAYDNYFAGNLEDKPFSDEDLKESLAALEGLPV